The window tgagctAATGACCTGAAtagacacttgtcaaaagaagatacacaaatggctacGAGGTGCATGGAAAGATGCTcattaaccatcagggaaatgcaaatgaaaaccacaatgagatataatctctccctagttagaatgactattatcaaaaaggaaaaaaaagaaactaaaaatagaactaccatacaatctaccaatcccattattgggtatttatctaaaggaaaggaaatcagtatatcaaagggatacctgcaccccatgtttattgcagcactattcacaacagtaaAAACATGGAGTCAACtgaagtgtccatcaactgatgaatggataaagaaaatgtggtctgtgtacaccatgggatactattcagccataaaaaagaatgaaatcctgtcatttggagcaacatgaatggaactggaggtcattatgttaagtgaaataagccaggaacagaagtTCAGTTAGAACACCACACACTGTTagtgatatgtgggagctaaaataaTTGATCTcatagaggtagagagtagaatgatagttaccagaggtgggaaagggtgtgtgtgtgttgaggggagATGAGAGGTTAATTGGTGCAAACATACAGCTGgatagaaggaacaaactctaACTAGCATGACTATGGTTAGTAAAAATGTattcaatatttcaaaatagctagaagagaggacttgaaatgtttccaacacagaaatgataaatacacCAGGCAATGGATACTCTAAATAccttgacttgatcattacatatcctatgcatgtaacaaaatatcacatgttcccCACAAATCTACAAATACtatgtattaaataaaaaataaacggctgggcgtggtggctcacgcgtgtaattccagcacttggggaggccgaggtgggcagatcatctgaggtcaagagttcgagaccagtctgaccaacatggcgaaaccccgtctctactaaaaacacaaaaaaatggccgggcgtggtggtaggcacctgtaaccccaactactcgggaagctgaggcaggagaatcgcttgaacccaggaggcggaggttgcagcgagccaagatagcgccattgcgctccagcctgggtgacagagcaagactctgtctcaaaaaaaattaaaaaataaaaaataaaaataaaacacaaatgaaaagtaTATCtgtaaaaaaatcagtgaatacgGGACACTGAAAAGAACACAAATCTGGTTTTCAGGCTTTGGAATTATTGGCTTTGTGTGATTTAAATctgttacattttaatttaaataatttcatcAATAATTACCTTCTTCAGCACTTCAGTGTCAACTAAGGTATACTTAAATCATTAGTTACTAACTAAACACttaaaagaataaatggaatCACTACTagatatattttcttccaaaatccCACAATATCAATTTACAAAACCTTAAACTTTGTTTCTACTCATTCAAATGTTCTATTATTAATCCATGATGAATTTTGTTAAGCGAGGacataccctaaaacttaatttGCTAATTTACCTACAATGTAAATTGTAGATTACCTACATTACGCTGGCTACATTATGCACAGCTATCTCTGATTCTTCAGAAGAGTcaaggggaaaggagaaagggaggtcACACCATTTGCAACTTCTCCAAGTTGTTGGCCCCAGAACCAGACTGTCGCCCGTTAGCCGTTTTGATGATAAGGGGTATACAGTCGAAACAGAAAAGGGATTGTGCGTGCTTCCTATTGCCAGTAGAGGGATGAGCCGGGAACAAATAGTAAAAATGAAGTGTGAAATTACTTTGGCCATTTCTTGCTCCAGCTGCAGCCTCCGGTTAACCTTCTGCTGGTAGGTTTTGATGACATTCTCCACGTGCTGCTCCATGAAGAACTTAAAGGCGTATGGCGAGTAGCTCTTGATGCGTGACTCTCTCTTCTCTTCGTCTCTGCTGTTTTTGCGGACGGGAACGGGAGAGGTCTGAATCTGCTTTTTATCCTTTCCGCCTTTGTCCCCCTTGGCGCTTTTGCGGCTCTTGTCGCCGCCCTCGGGCTCGTTGGGGCCCGCACGGAGGCTCTGCTCCATGCCTGCGCACAGGCTGTCCAGGTCGTACTGCTCCGACTTGCTGCGCAGCAGCAGGTGCTTCGGGTAGGGAGGAGGCGGGCACCTCCGGTCTGGGCCTCCGTACTCCACGTCCAGCGGGTAGGCGCCTGCGCCGCTCAGCGCCAGGGCATGCTCCTCCTTGGCGTCCAAGCCCTCCGCggccggggcgggggcgggggccgggGCAGGCGCGGGCACCCAGGCGGGGTGCGAGGGCCCCACAGCCGTCTGCGGCTCCGGCCTCAGCACACGCACGCTCTTCACCGGGTGCAAGATGTGCGCGGCCGTGACAGCCGTCACGGTGTTGGGGGCGGGCAGGGAGGGCTCGGCCTTGCCAGGCGGACCCGGCCGCGGCTGGTGGCTGTTGAAGGAGTTGGTCCTGCTGGGCACTGGGCAGTCAGGCCGGAAGGCCACGTGCGCGCGCGGCGGCGCCTCCAGGCCCGGCTTCTGCAGGGAGTCCCGGCGGGCCAGGGTGGCAGCCGGCCACTGCTGGACGGAGGTGCTGCTCAATTCATACAGGTCCACGTTGAGGCTGTTCCGCGAGGGAGTGAGCAGGCTCTGCGGGGGGCTGTCGCTGGCGAACACCTGGCTGCGGGAGCCCAGCACATGCAGCTGGTGGGCCGCGGGGCCGGCCTGCTTGTGGTGTGGGTGCGGCACGTAGAGCCCGGCGGCAGGGGGTGGGAAAGCGAGGCCGGCGCCTGGAGGTCCTCCCTGGCCCTTCGTGGGCAGGCTGGCGTAACCCCCAGTCTCCGGCGGCGTCTTGCTCTGGAAGGAGGGGCTGCGCTGCACTCCGTAGCCCAGGGGTTCCCCAGGCACCAGCAGGTGCGGCCGCCCGTAGTGCGCCCCCTGCAGCGGGAAGTGTGCCCCTGCTGCCTCTACGCTGGCACCGTAGCCCTTGGGTGGGTGCTGGTGCTGGTGCCCGGGCCCGTGGGGGCCGACTCCGGGGAAGAGGTAGTCCACGTACGGCCGCGGCATCTCCTCCAGCGCCGTGGGGCCGTCGGCGCCGAAGCTTGGGCCCTCGTAGGGGGTACCGCTCAGCTGGTGGTAGGACGCGAACGAATCGCCGGTTCCTTCGAAGCTGGGCCTCCGCGTCACTGGGGTTGGCATGAGCCCCTTTCCTGCAGTGGAAAAAAACAGGAAGACAGCATCGGAGTGGATGTGATCAGTGGGTTCTGGCACTTTCAGGCTGGTCCCCACTCTAGCGCTGCCCTCGGGGCTGAGGGTCttgaaccctgggccctgacatgCTGCATTCTGCCCAGCACAGGGTCAGTGGACTCCCCTCTGCCCTGCCAGTAGGACCAGTTGCCCTAATGTGTTAGCAGAGTGGAGACAAGCTGAAGGGCACACGGGAGGGCCAAGGGCAGAAGAGAAGACTGCGTCCACATCCTGAGGTGCATCCCTGCCCCCTGGGGACCACACTGGGGTCACTCTCCTGTCAGGCTAGGGAGCCGTCTGCATAGCCAGCTTTGCTTTTTCAAAACCCTATCATGCCCAAATTGTGGGGGGCTGAGTTTACCAACACACGGTTCCCAAAGCGCTGCTCCCTCACAGAAAGGGCAGAACTGTATCCACTGTGCAGCAGTTGCTCCACTTCTCTTTCACCtcttttccaaattaaaagattttctagttttttttgtcTATATTAAAACAAAGCAATATATACACAATAATAAAAACCACACAAAACCCCTCTACAAATATCCAGATTGATTTCATCTGCTGCTACCTTAATCCTGACCTCCATTTTGTACATCTCATCTGAAACAGACACCGGAAAGAAGGACAAaggttcttttcatttcttcaggCCAACTGCTCCACTTGGCTCGACTTAGCAGAGGGTGCCGAAGGGTGGAAAGGCTGGGCCTTGCCCACAGGAAGACCACCCCGATACCTGGCAGAGTGAAGGCCCTGACAGCCTGGCACTGAGCAAAGGTCACAGGCACACCAAGGCTTTGTTTTCCCTGGGCCCAGAAGACGTCAGTGAAGAGACACACCAAAGGCAAGTGCAGAGGGAAATCAGCACGGAACATGGGCCTGGCCTTCCCTTTGAGCTGTGCTCTAAGGCctcaaaactggaagaattctgACATGGATGGCCAGCTGGGGGCTATTTAAGGAAGTTCCTTCtcttaagaagaaaacaaaaatgtgtgtCCTTTTAACAACGGAGATATAACTTACAAAGGTGAGATTTTTCTCACCCACATGAAGTAGGTTTTATCCAAGGTCTTCCACAAAATAGGGAAAACTCTTGCTAattactaggtttttttttttttttttaaaatacagacgaggtctccctctgttgcccaggctggtctccaactcctgcctccatcctctggcctcagcctcccaaagagttgggattacacaaaacaaaacaaaagaaaacaaaaccaggccacacagtgttgggttacaggcttgagccactgcgcctggccatgaatCCTTTATCACACCCCAGGGGCCTCAGGTACCAATCACAGGGCCCATGTGCTCCATCTTGGGAAAGTAACATTCATCCATAGCCAGTAAAAAGCAGGGGTTTGGTGCGGTGCCTCAGGCCCTTCACAGGGGATGCTGAGGGGGGCTCAGCGCTCTGCCCACACTGCCTGCCATTGAACCCCCACTCTCAGAGGCTACGATGTGAGAGAGGTGTGTTTTAGAATTGAGGAAAGAAGCCACCCTTGTCAAAGATCCCTCCACAGGCCcaagagaaagtgaaaagaccATTTTTACACCCGCTTTGCTTTTTTGATCTTTCATAAAACAAGCACACACCTTCCCCTAGGTAGGAAGTACTAAGGTAATTTCAGACAAGGCTGGATGGGGCAAGCGCCAGGCGTGTCCCACGGTCTACCACTTGGGGCTGCTCCCGCCAGGGCCTGACTCTGTCAGGGCAGGGCAGGCTCAGCTTGCCTGTTAACTGAACGAGGCAATGTGCCAGGAGACTGGCtctggccaggccaggccaggttGGACCCCTCTGCACGTGGTTTTGTTGTCCTTAAGCCACAAACCATCTTTGCCCACCATGCTGCAGGCCTGGGCTCACCTGGGGAGGTCTGCTTAATGACCCGCACGATCTGCTCATTCCTCGGGTCCAGGTAGCCCATCTTGCTGATGTACTCCAGGGCGGCCTCGATGCTCCTGCTGCCAGTCTGCTTGAGAGCTCGGCCAGCCATCTCCTGGGAGGGAAGTAAAGGAGAGGTAAGTGCATGTCATCCTAAAACAAAGCCACCAAAGACTCCCATCCCCACTCCGTGCTGGACTGTGCTGGGACACTTCGCCTCTGTACTGCTGAGAACCTGCGATACGCTGCAGGAGACCCTCAGAATGAGTGCAGGTGGCTGTGTGCCCTGCAGGTGCCTGATGGCAAAAGCCTAGCACAAGCCACACCATAGACTATTTAGCCTTATGTCAAGGACATATGGGAATTTTGATGATGGGCCTGAAAGAGACTTAAATTCTGCTTCTCCTCAGAAAACTTTTGTGGTTGGACTGGTGAGTTCAGGATGAACCTAAAACTAGAAACGTTTAAGGGGAAGAACTGTGGGAGTCAGGGAACCTGGCTTTAACCTCAGCTCACCTCCAGGCTAACTTTGGGACTAGGAAACCTGTCCCTAGGGAGAGGGTGCAGCTGCCGAAGAGTCATATATTACACGCCTACTGTTTACAATGCCCCGTGCTGGCTATAGCAGCGGAGGACTGGCCCTTAGAGATCTGACTcgtagaagaaagaaaggagacaaaACAGAAGCCCATGGAGCCACACCGGTCCAGGACAGGTCGCGCAAACTGCTTGTGGGAAGAACACAGGGAATGGTGGCCACCACCAGTAAATGGATGAGGGCAGGTAAAATGGATGAGGGCCACAGTAGAAAGCCTCCTTCCACCCGAAAGATGAGGTGGTGGCATGGCTAGCTGTTCCAGACTTTGGGCAGGTGGAGAGCCCTGGGAGAGAAAAGGCATTCCTGGCAGATGGGACAGCCAGAGCAGAAGCCTGGGGAAAGATGGGCCCATGGCAGCAGCACGCAAGGGTAGGTGGAGATGGGGGGATGGACCCACAGATGGGGGCCAGGCTCTCCGGGGTCTTGCTCCTGTCTGCAGGCATTCGAGGAAGCTTTCAAACTGGGACATACGGCATCAGCAGGTCAGGCTGGAGGCGGCTGTGGGTGCAGAGCTGGAGGCACTCAGATGGGGGAGACAGAATAGGCAGGAGGGTACCGAAGAGATGCAGCCCAGTGGGGCGGGGCGGTGAGGCTCTGATGAAGGCGCCCCCTTCACCTTTCAGGACAGCTCCGCAGAGCTGTAGGCAAACAGGGAGGGTGAGCAGAGAGAAAAGAACACCATTGAGGCTGGCTCTGGGACAAGGGCAAAAACAGGCAAAGGCCACAAAAAGGGCTTCGGCAGAAGAAGAAAGGCTGAGCACTCTGAAGGTCAACGAGGAGGGCAACCAGGCAGGAGGAAACTGAAAATGTAGAACGGGGAGCTCCGGAAAGGAGTCCACAGTTACCCAGACAGCAGAGAAGAAAGGGGTGgagatggctgggcgtggtggctcacgcctgtaatcccagcactttgggaggccgaggcaggtggatcaagaggtcaagagatcgagaccatcctggccaacatggtgaaatcccgtctctgctaaaaatacaaaaattagctgggtatggtggtgtgtgcctgtagttccagctactcgggaggctgaggcaggt of the Gorilla gorilla gorilla isolate KB3781 chromosome 14, NHGRI_mGorGor1-v2.1_pri, whole genome shotgun sequence genome contains:
- the LATS2 gene encoding serine/threonine-protein kinase LATS2 isoform X4, with product MRPKTFPATTYSGNSRQRLQEIREGLKQPSKSSVQGLPAGPNSDTSLDAKVLGSKDATRQQQQMRATPKFGPYQKALREIRYSLLPFANESGTSAAAEVNRQMLQELVNAGCDQEMAGRALKQTGSRSIEAALEYISKMGYLDPRNEQIVRVIKQTSPGKGLMPTPVTRRPSFEGTGDSFASYHQLSGTPYEGPSFGADGPTALEEMPRPYVDYLFPGVGPHGPGHQHQHPPKGYGASVEAAGAHFPLQGAHYGRPHLLVPGEPLGYGVQRSPSFQSKTPPETGGYASLPTKGQGGPPGAGLAFPPPAAGLYVPHPHHKQAGPAAHQLHVLGSRSQVFASDSPPQSLLTPSRNSLNVDLYELSSTSVQQWPAATLARRDSLQKPGLEAPPRAHVAFRPDCPVPSRTNSFNSHQPRPGPPGKAEPSLPAPNTVTAVTAAHILHPVKSVRVLRPEPQTAVGPSHPAWVPAPAPAPAPAPAAEGLDAKEEHALALSGAGAYPLDVEYGGPDRRCPPPPYPKHLLLRSKSEQYDLDSLCAGMEQSLRAGPNEPEGGDKSRKSAKGDKGGKDKKQIQTSPVPVRKNSRDEEKRESRIKSYSPYAFKFFMEQHVENVIKTYQQKVNRRLQLEQEMAKAGLCEAEQEQMRKILYQKESNYNRLKRAKMDKSMFVKIKTLGIGAFGEVCLACKVDTHALYAMKTLRKKDVLNRNQVAHVKAERDILAEADNEWVVKLYYSFQDKDSLYFVMDYIPGGDMMSLLIRMEVFPEHLARFYIAELTLAIESVHKMGFIHRDIKPDNILIDLDGHIKLTDFGLCTGFRWTHNSKYYQKGSHVRQDSMEPSDLWDDVSNCRCGDRLKTLEQRARKQHQRCLAHSLVGTPNYIAPEVLLRKGDQLGEHAPHSSPGEAEP
- the LATS2 gene encoding serine/threonine-protein kinase LATS2 isoform X3; protein product: MRKQALKEMAGRALKQTGSRSIEAALEYISKMGYLDPRNEQIVRVIKQTSPGKGLMPTPVTRRPSFEGTGDSFASYHQLSGTPYEGPSFGADGPTALEEMPRPYVDYLFPGVGPHGPGHQHQHPPKGYGASVEAAGAHFPLQGAHYGRPHLLVPGEPLGYGVQRSPSFQSKTPPETGGYASLPTKGQGGPPGAGLAFPPPAAGLYVPHPHHKQAGPAAHQLHVLGSRSQVFASDSPPQSLLTPSRNSLNVDLYELSSTSVQQWPAATLARRDSLQKPGLEAPPRAHVAFRPDCPVPSRTNSFNSHQPRPGPPGKAEPSLPAPNTVTAVTAAHILHPVKSVRVLRPEPQTAVGPSHPAWVPAPAPAPAPAPAAEGLDAKEEHALALSGAGAYPLDVEYGGPDRRCPPPPYPKHLLLRSKSEQYDLDSLCAGMEQSLRAGPNEPEGGDKSRKSAKGDKGGKDKKQIQTSPVPVRKNSRDEEKRESRIKSYSPYAFKFFMEQHVENVIKTYQQKVNRRLQLEQEMAKAGLCEAEQEQMRKILYQKESNYNRLKRAKMDKSMFVKIKTLGIGAFGEVCLACKVDTHALYAMKTLRKKDVLNRNQVAHVKAERDILAEADNEWVVKLYYSFQDKDSLYFVMDYIPGGDMMSLLIRMEVFPEHLARFYIAELTLAIESVHKMGFIHRDIKPDNILIDLDGHIKLTDFGLCTGFRWTHNSKYYQKGSHVRQDSMEPSDLWDDVSNCRCGDRLKTLEQRARKQHQRCLAHSLVGTPNYIAPEVLLRKGYTQLCDWWSVGVILFEMLVGQPPFLAPTPTETQLKVINWENTLHIPAQVKLSPEARDLITKLCCSADHRLGRNGADDLKAHPFFSAIDFSSDIRKQPAPYVPTISHPMDTSNFDPVDEESPWNDASEGSTKAWDTLTSPNNKHPEHAFYEFTFRRFFDDNGYPFRCPKPSGAEASQAENSDLESSDLVDQTEGCQPVYV
- the LATS2 gene encoding serine/threonine-protein kinase LATS2 isoform X2, with amino-acid sequence MRPKTFPATTYSGNSRQRLQEIREGLKQPSKSSVQGLPAGPNSDTSLDAKVLGSKDATRQQQQMRATPKFGPYQKALREIRYSLLPFANESGTSAAAEVNRQMLQELVNAGCDQEMAGRALKQTGSRSIEAALEYISKMGYLDPRNEQIVRVIKQTSPGKGLMPTPVTRRPSFEGTGDSFASYHQLSGTPYEGPSFGADGPTALEEMPRPYVDYLFPGVGPHGPGHQHQHPPKGYGASVEAAGAHFPLQGAHYGRPHLLVPGEPLGYGVQRSPSFQSKTPPETGGYASLPTKGQGGPPGAGLAFPPPAAGLYVPHPHHKQAGPAAHQLHVLGSRSQVFASDSPPQSLLTPSRNSLNVDLYELSSTSVQQWPAATLARRDSLQKPGLEAPPRAHVAFRPDCPVPSRTNSFNSHQPRPGPPGKAEPSLPAPNTVTAVTAAHILHPVKSVRVLRPEPQTAVGPSHPAWVPAPAPAPAPAPAAEGLDAKEEHALALSGAGAYPLDVEYGGPDRRCPPPPYPKHLLLRSKSEQYDLDSLCAGMEQSLRAGPNEPEGGDKSRKSAKGDKGGKDKKQIQTSPVPVRKNSRDEEKRESRIKSYSPYAFKFFMEQHVENVIKTYQQKVNRRLQLEQEMAKAGLCEAEQEQMRKILYQKESNYNRLKRAKMDKSMFVKIKTLGIGAFGEVCLACKVDTHALYAMKTLRKKDVLNRNQVAHVKAERDILAEADNEWVVKLYYSFQDKDSLYFVMDYIPGGDMMSLLIRMEVFPEHLARFYIAELTLAIESVHKMGFIHRDIKPDNILIDLDGHIKLTDFGLCTGFRWTHNSKYYQKGYTQLCDWWSVGVILFEMLVGQPPFLAPTPTETQLKVINWENTLHIPAQVKLSPEARDLITKLCCSADHRLGRNGADDLKAHPFFSAIDFSSDIRKQPAPYVPTISHPMDTSNFDPVDEESPWNDASEGSTKAWDTLTSPNNKHPEHAFYEFTFRRFFDDNGYPFRCPKPSGAEASQAENSDLESSDLVDQTEGCQPVYV